In Cervus elaphus chromosome 7, mCerEla1.1, whole genome shotgun sequence, the following proteins share a genomic window:
- the LOC122697365 gene encoding olfactory receptor 11A1-like — translation MIFMEIIFVGNQTITEFVLLGFCVRAELHLLLFTVFSVIYASIILGNMLIIVAVVSSQRLHTPMYFFLANLSFLEILYTSSVVPRMLEGFLQEAAISVAGCLLQFFIFGSLATAECFLLAVMAYDRYLAICYPLHYPLLMGSRRCLGLVVIAWLSGFMVGVVIIALMAQLRFCGPNHIDHFYCDFMPLMNLACSDPSVAQVTTFILSVVCLTVPFGLILTSYGRIAVAVLRVPAGASRRKAFSTCSSHLAVVSTYYGTLMVLYIAPSAVHSQLLTKVFALLYTVVTPFFNPVIYTLRNKEVQQALWRLLYVKQTETND, via the coding sequence ATGATCTTCATGGAAATCATCTTCGTAGGAAACCAAACTATTACTGAATTTGTCCTTCTTGGTTTCTGTGTCAGAGCTGAGCTGCATCTCCTTCTCTTTACTGTGTTCAGTGTCATCTACGCTTCCATCATCCTAGGGAACATGCTAATCATTGTGGCGGTGGTTAGCTCGCAGAGGCTCCACAcacccatgtatttcttcctggctAATTTGTCCTTCCTGGAGATCCTCTATACTTCCTCAGTGGTGCCCAGAATGTTGGAGGGCTTCTTGCAGGAGGCAGCCATCTCTGTGGCTGGTTGCTTGCTCCAGTTCTTTATCTTTGGTTCTTTAGCCACTGCTGAATGCTTCCTACTGGCTGTCATGGCATATGATCGCTACCTGGCCATCTGCTACCCCCTCCATTACCCTCTCCTGATGGGATCCAGACGGTGTTTGGGGCTGGTGGTCATAGCGTGGCTCTCTGGCTTCATGGTAGGTGTAGTGATTATAGCCCTCATGGCTCAACTGAGATTCTGTGGCCCCAACCACATTGATCACTTTTACTGTGACTTCATGCCTTTGATGAACCTGGCCTGCTCAGATCCCAGTGTAGCCCAGGTGACAACATTCATTCTCTCTGTGGTCTGCCTCACTGTTCCCTTTGGACTGATTCTGACATCTTATGGCCGGATCGCGGTGGCTGTGCTGAGAGTTCCTGCTGGGGCCAGCAGAAGAAAGGCTTTCTCCACGTGTTCCTCCCACCTAGCTGTAGTGTCCACATACTATGGTACTCTCATGGTCTTGTACATCGCACCGTCTGCTGTCCACTCCCAGCTCCTCACCAAGGTCTTTGCCCTGCTCTACACTGTGGTCACCCCTTTCTTCAATCCTGTGATTTATACCCTAAGGAATAAGGAAGTTCAGCAGGCACTATGGAGGCTTCTGTATGTTAAGCAAACTGAAACAAATGATTGA
- the LOC122696803 gene encoding olfactory receptor 6N2-like, whose amino-acid sequence MERANRTLVTQFVFVRFSNSPHLQLLFFSLFLLVYLLSLVGNGLIVLIVALDGRLHTPMYFFICNLSLVELWYTTVTVPKMLANFLSSQGVISVPSCITQYYFFFSLAATELFFLTTMAYDRYAAICRPLHYPLLLSPQTCGTLAGVCWCVGFLCPMFPSFLLTQISFCTPNQINHFFCDADQIFRLSCTDTYAIQAVGYAFSTVIILGALVFTMASYAHILATILAMASAAAQRKAFSTCTAHLSVVTIYFGTLIFMYVRPAVKYESSINKIVAIFYSVITPLLNPLIYTLRNKDVKEALKVLVSRMKKVYHSSRETK is encoded by the coding sequence ATGGAGAGAGCCAACCGCACCTTGGTCACTCAGTTTGTCTTCGTGAGGTTTTCCAACTCTCCACATCTGCAGCTgctcttcttctccctcttcctcctggtCTACCTCTTATCCCTGGTGGGCAATGGGCTCATTGTGCTCATTGTGGCCCTGGATGGgcgcctccacacccccatgtacttctttatCTGCAACCTCTCCTTGGTAGAGCTCTGGTACACCACAGTTACCGTGCCCAAAATGCTGGCCAATTTTCTCAGTTCCCAAGGGGTCATCTCAGTTCCCAGCTGCATCACCCAATACTACTTCTTCTTCTCTTTGGCTGCCACAGAACTCTTCTTTCTCACcaccatggcctatgaccgctatgcgGCCATCTGCCGACCACTCCACTACCCGCTGCTGCTCAGCCCTCAAACATGTGGTACCCTGGCTGGCGTCTGCTGGTGTGTGGGATTCCTCTGCCCCATGTTCCCCTCATTCCTCCTTACACAGATCTCCTTCTGCACCCCCAACCAGATcaaccacttcttctgtgatgCTGACCAGATTTTCCGCCTTTCTTGCACAGACACATATGCCATCCAAGCTGTGGGctatgcttttagcactgtcaTTATCCTAGGGGCCCTGGTCTTTACCATGGCTTCCTATGCCCACATCCTGGCCACAATTCTAGCCATGGCCTCAGCTGCTGCTCAGCGTAAGGCCTTTTCCACATGCACAGCTCATCTTTCCGTGGTCACCATCTACTTTGGCACTCTCATATTCATGTATGTCCGCCCCGCAGTTAAGTATGAGTCAAGTATCAACAAGATTGTGGCTATTTTCTACTCAGTCATCACTCCCCTTCTCAATCCTCTCATCTATACACTCCGTAACAAGGATGTCAAGGAAGCTCTGAAAGTCTTGGTGTCCCGGATGAAAAAGGTCTACCACTCAAGCAGGGAGACAAAGTGA